In Persicimonas caeni, a single window of DNA contains:
- a CDS encoding BREX protein BrxB domain-containing protein, whose amino-acid sequence MDPLKAFQQKLVDFAARKRRGIRNPFVIVPVDPPYERRMTSILASWEPEPDHHTGQLPVKRIFLDEILPQTDVYRTVVSIPQAALESASASGLGDYDVTERVEQTMRDNLATEIVDLILDEHEDILTVERQIVLLLNLGSLYPFARASELLDEFDRRRAQSTIGIPFPGSVIGGKLAFFGEDARHYYPAHRIDQQIKGRHLQ is encoded by the coding sequence TTGGACCCACTCAAGGCGTTTCAGCAGAAGCTGGTAGACTTCGCTGCACGCAAGCGCCGCGGGATCCGCAACCCCTTCGTCATCGTTCCGGTCGATCCGCCCTACGAGCGTCGGATGACCTCGATTCTGGCATCGTGGGAACCCGAACCGGATCACCACACCGGTCAACTTCCGGTGAAGCGCATTTTCCTGGACGAGATCCTGCCGCAGACCGACGTCTATCGCACCGTGGTCTCGATCCCGCAGGCCGCTTTGGAGAGCGCGAGTGCGTCTGGCCTCGGCGATTATGACGTCACCGAGCGTGTCGAGCAGACGATGCGCGACAACCTCGCCACGGAAATCGTCGACCTCATCCTGGACGAGCACGAGGATATTCTGACCGTGGAGCGGCAGATCGTGCTGCTACTCAACCTCGGCAGCCTCTATCCATTTGCCCGGGCCTCGGAGCTGCTCGACGAGTTCGACCGCCGGCGCGCCCAATCGACCATCGGGATCCCGTTTCCCGGGTCGGTCATCGGCGGCAAGTTGGCGTTCTTCGGCGAGGATGCGCGGCACTACTATCCGGCCCATCGGATCGACCAGCAAATCAAGGGGCGGCATCTACAATGA
- a CDS encoding BrxA family protein: MNDFAQPGETVELPTLQGRLEQSDVTADLTGAGLLVDRVELIARLYKEHQSWAEVREIWHSQRISERGSRGSAQKIFRILRRRLQTGASHLPSVPQLAEILDACRGERAKAQLVYLYLVEADSLVKYVLHEILRDSKPDANQWDLSSDRLMRILDEFRDADGEPLRYATSTRKRLVEGIRSVLHEIGVRKRPYDDEGVVPTLDREVLLVAAGYSWSKEGDRWQSSPVGLLYLFQPVHHLDTLFDRVNADPTWSTRNFQNQVMLHPEDDPFSFEL, translated from the coding sequence GTGAATGACTTTGCACAACCTGGCGAGACTGTTGAGCTTCCCACCCTTCAGGGTCGGCTCGAGCAATCCGACGTGACGGCTGATTTGACCGGCGCCGGCCTGCTTGTCGACCGGGTCGAGCTGATCGCACGACTATACAAAGAACATCAAAGTTGGGCGGAGGTTCGGGAGATTTGGCACTCGCAGCGTATCAGCGAGCGCGGGTCGCGCGGCAGTGCGCAGAAGATCTTTCGGATCTTGCGGCGCCGGCTACAGACGGGAGCTTCGCACCTGCCGTCAGTTCCCCAACTGGCCGAGATTCTCGATGCGTGTCGCGGAGAGCGGGCGAAGGCGCAGCTCGTGTACCTGTACCTGGTCGAGGCGGACTCGCTCGTGAAGTATGTGCTCCACGAGATCCTGCGAGACTCGAAGCCCGATGCCAACCAGTGGGATCTGTCGTCCGACCGCCTGATGAGGATCCTCGACGAGTTTCGGGATGCCGACGGGGAGCCGCTTCGGTATGCGACGTCGACGCGGAAGCGGTTGGTGGAAGGGATACGGTCGGTGCTGCACGAGATTGGCGTGCGCAAGCGTCCCTACGATGACGAAGGCGTCGTTCCGACGCTCGACCGGGAAGTGCTGTTGGTCGCGGCCGGGTACTCGTGGTCGAAAGAAGGCGACCGGTGGCAGTCCAGTCCCGTGGGCCTGCTCTATCTGTTTCAGCCGGTCCATCACCTGGACACGCTTTTCGACCGGGTGAACGCAGATCCGACCTGGAGCACCCGCAATTTTCAGAACCAAGTAATGCTGCATCCCGAGGACGATCCCTTCTCGTTCGAGCTGTGA
- a CDS encoding DUF4365 domain-containing protein → MSKTGDIAEDHFRSIVTRAGFECHRPAHDRRGWDFILEFPENIHVQFDASEMFNRAVEQRAFVQVKGTRSGSKSMSVALQHWERFAKDSRPCFFYVLEIDDSSVPQEAYLIHVGEHLVGEVAKRLANLAEDDVRKFRKLTKNLNWSRAEPLDPNDHHLLSEKLRAAAGTAPDEYADLKREWLKQAGVSETFPFGGTAAIEAPNREALIQTLNDFYLGQTKKLELAKFEAFEQRFGSRVRAPEEMRWHDQQSEAWVELGAKAGNLVVSLAGDLQFPPVKLPVEIYSNAWVVEQFGLERADVEFRASSPCLDFRFGRGQISLSLSMPESDDPIQLSPAAGAGRVLRLMNAGARRDKPLNVKFDFEDGVAASPEIELPPRVSFEDVDDALLQTLAAAFHAQELAQSVGLKTDDLAVRPEHLLEQSRALALTNLLHQPQQGHLIQFSSNVETNEDWTGEQVAAALITAITLDKSVVVTGGVVRGVATVISEEGEWPRIKVQEATPTLLLQSRVFPREASDDVEDFLAQALDHVEHWTEEKDIHLVHIPDFVAEKPLCLDD, encoded by the coding sequence ATGAGTAAGACCGGCGACATCGCAGAAGATCACTTCCGCAGTATCGTAACGCGTGCTGGATTCGAATGCCATCGGCCCGCCCATGATCGCCGCGGTTGGGACTTTATTTTGGAGTTCCCGGAGAACATCCATGTTCAATTTGATGCTTCGGAGATGTTTAATAGGGCCGTCGAACAACGGGCATTCGTTCAGGTGAAGGGCACCCGCAGCGGATCCAAGTCAATGAGCGTCGCGCTGCAGCACTGGGAGCGTTTTGCCAAGGACTCTCGTCCCTGCTTCTTCTATGTTCTTGAAATCGACGACAGCTCGGTGCCCCAAGAAGCGTATCTCATTCACGTGGGGGAACATCTCGTAGGTGAAGTTGCAAAGCGCCTCGCTAACCTGGCTGAGGATGATGTGCGGAAGTTCCGCAAGCTCACCAAGAACCTGAATTGGTCTCGCGCAGAACCCCTCGACCCGAACGATCATCATCTACTGAGTGAGAAACTGAGAGCGGCAGCGGGAACTGCTCCAGACGAGTACGCTGATTTGAAACGTGAATGGTTGAAGCAGGCTGGGGTCAGCGAGACGTTTCCGTTTGGAGGGACGGCAGCAATTGAAGCCCCAAACCGGGAAGCTCTAATCCAGACTTTGAACGACTTTTACCTCGGGCAGACCAAGAAGCTCGAACTGGCGAAATTCGAGGCTTTTGAGCAGCGATTCGGGAGTCGGGTCCGCGCGCCGGAGGAAATGCGCTGGCACGACCAGCAATCGGAGGCGTGGGTAGAGTTAGGAGCAAAAGCCGGCAATCTTGTAGTTTCACTTGCTGGTGACCTTCAGTTCCCGCCAGTCAAGCTCCCGGTTGAAATCTACTCGAACGCATGGGTCGTCGAGCAATTTGGGCTTGAACGTGCGGACGTGGAATTCCGCGCGAGTTCACCGTGTCTAGACTTTCGGTTTGGTCGCGGTCAAATCTCCTTGTCGCTTAGCATGCCTGAATCTGATGATCCGATTCAGCTTTCACCAGCTGCAGGGGCGGGACGTGTCTTGCGTCTGATGAATGCCGGAGCTCGAAGAGACAAACCTCTAAACGTTAAGTTCGATTTTGAAGATGGAGTTGCAGCCTCTCCTGAGATCGAACTTCCGCCGCGAGTATCTTTTGAGGATGTGGACGATGCTCTCCTCCAGACACTTGCTGCCGCGTTCCACGCTCAAGAGCTAGCCCAGTCGGTCGGCTTGAAAACGGATGACCTTGCGGTGCGGCCAGAACACCTTCTCGAACAAAGTCGTGCTTTGGCATTGACGAACCTGCTCCACCAGCCACAGCAGGGACACCTAATCCAGTTTTCCAGCAACGTAGAGACGAACGAAGACTGGACTGGAGAGCAGGTCGCTGCTGCACTTATTACTGCTATCACCTTGGACAAGAGCGTCGTGGTGACAGGCGGCGTGGTTCGTGGTGTTGCCACCGTCATTTCCGAGGAGGGAGAATGGCCGCGGATCAAGGTCCAAGAGGCGACTCCAACGCTTCTGCTCCAATCACGAGTCTTCCCGCGAGAGGCTTCAGACGATGTGGAGGATTTTCTCGCGCAGGCGTTGGACCATGTGGAGCATTGGACCGAGGAGAAGGACATCCATCTCGTACACATTCCGGACTTCGTCGCAGAAAAGCCCCTCTGCCTTGATGACTGA